In the Candidatus Aegiribacteria sp. genome, ATCTGTCCGAACAGGCTAAAACGCAGAGCTGCAGACATAACATGAGAAATCTGGCGGGCGCTCTTCATATGTACTATGGCTCAACCGGTCATTACCCCTACGCGAATGCAGGACACAGATGGATGAATTTCTCAGCAACTGAGGAGTACCTTCTGAACTGGGAACAGCTTAAATGTCCCTCCTGCGGCACTCATTACCGATATAGAATTACCGGGAGGAATTACGATAACTTCAGACTCAGAGGTTGGAACAGAAACTGCAGGAACAATCATGGAATGTACGTGAACGGAGTACCTAACTGGTAGCAATCCATCCGAGTATACGTCGAGTAAACAGAATCTTTCATTGCATTCGTAAACATTTTGACAGGTCATATTTACCTCAATTTCTCAACAGAATCATCCGCTTCGTGCAGTTGAATGAAGGGCCTTCTATCCTGCAGAAATACACACCCGGAGTGATACTGCGCCCTCTCCTGTCAGTCCCGTTCCAAACCGTAGAATAAGCCCCGGTCGCCATAGGCTCGCTAATGAGTGTCGTCACTATTCCGCCGGTAATATCGTAGATTGAAAGGGACACCGTTCCGTCAACCCCCGACGGAACATCAAAAGCAATCGTTGTTGAATAATTGAATGGATTGGGGCAGATGCTAATGCCGACTTGTTCAGGCGCTGAACCGGACTGCGGCTGCGAAACCGATGTCTCCGGACCCAGCTTTATCAGATAGATATTGTATTCCCCTGCAAAATAGTCGTACGTACTTCCGGCAACGATAAATCCACCATCCGCAGTTAAATCCACCGATCTGCCCCTATCAAGATTTTCTCCCCCTATGGTCTTTGACCATTCAGTATCACCGCTGTCGTCCGTTCTTAAAAGCCAGACGTCGAAATTACCGGCTCCGAAGGATTCAGTGTAACCGGCAATGATATATCCTTCATCAACGGTTTGCCGTACCGAACAGCCGCAATCCTCTTCAACCCCGCCGAAAGTCCGTGTCCATACACCTCCACCGTCGCTATCTGTCTTAACCAGCCATACATCGTAATCACCTGAACCATAGGATCTGGTATCACCAGCCATAATGTAGCCGCCATCCGCAGTCTGCTGTACCGAATGACTGCGCTCGCAGCCGGTTCCTCCAAAGGTGTTCGTCCAGAGAGTATCACCAAGATTGTTGGTCTTTATCAGCCAGAAATCACTGCTCCCCGCTCCGTAGGAATAGGTATCGGCAAGAACAATGTAACCGCCATCAACGGTCTGCTGAACCGACATGCCATTGTCGTAATCATCTGCTCCGAATATTCTTTCCCATTCGGAATCTCCACTGGAATCTGTTTTTATCAACCAGACATTCCAGCCTGCACCGAAGGAAGGTTGTATCATACCTGTAAGAATGTATCCTCCATCAGTGGTCTGCTGTACCGATGTCGCCCAGTCCCAGAATGATCCACCAAATGTTTTTGTCCATAGAGTATCGCCTTCGTTATCGGTTCTTATAAGCCAGATATCAAGACCGCCTGCTCCATAGGAACTGGTATAGCCAGCTATGATGTATCCCCCGTCTGTGGTTTGATCTACCGAGAATCCGCGGTCTTCTCCCACACCTCCGAAGGTTTTTGTCCAGAGGGTATCACCCAGATTGCTGGTTTTAATGAGCCAGACGTCAAAATTGCCTGATCCGAAGGAGTCAGTATCGCCTACAACGATATATCCGCCATCCGTTGTCTGCTGAACACACCTCCCGAACTCATAAATACCTCCACCGAAAATCTTTGTCCACTGCACATCCGGTTCTATCCGGGCCGATGACATCGATGTTAGAATAGTTATTACACTGAATAAAAGTATCTTTCTTTTTCGCATTCCCTTTCACCTTTCGAGCAGTTGAGGCAAATTTATCATAATTCATGTTCTATAGCACATTTCCGATCCGAAAAACAGCGGTTTCCCG is a window encoding:
- a CDS encoding type II secretion system protein GspG — its product is LSEQAKTQSCRHNMRNLAGALHMYYGSTGHYPYANAGHRWMNFSATEEYLLNWEQLKCPSCGTHYRYRITGRNYDNFRLRGWNRNCRNNHGMYVNGVPNW